One Manihot esculenta cultivar AM560-2 chromosome 18, M.esculenta_v8, whole genome shotgun sequence genomic window carries:
- the LOC110607147 gene encoding MADS-box transcription factor 23 isoform X1 has protein sequence MGRGKIVIRRIDNSTSRQVTFSKRRNGLLKKAKELAILCDAEVGVVVFSSTGKLYDFASSSMKSVIERYNKSKEEHQMGNLTSEMKFWQREAAMLRQQLQNLQENHRQMMGEELSGLSVKELQNLESRLEMSLRGVRMKKDKTLMDEIEELNRKGNLIHQENVELYKQVYAAGNINGVNRDYLRTEGLGIAEEPNVPVHLRLSQPQQQNYETPARSTKLCRLQLH, from the exons ATGGGGAGAGGGAAGATAGTGATAAGGAGGATAGACAATTCGACTAGTAGGCAAGTTACGTTCTCGAAGAGAAGAAATGGACTCTTGAAGAAGGCTAAGGAGCTTGCAATCCTGTGTGACGCGGAAGTTGGAGTCGTGGTCTTCTCTAGCACCGGCAAGCTCTACGATTTCGCTAGCTCCAG CATGAAATCAGTAATTGAAAGATACAACAAATCAAAAGAGGAACATCAGATGGGAAATTTGACCTCCGAAATGAAG TTTTGGCAAAGGGAGGCAGCTATGTTGAGGCAACAACTGCAAAACTTACAAGAAAATCATAG GCAAATGATGGGTGAAGAGCTCTCTGGATTGAGTGTAAAGGAGTTACAAAATTTGGAAAGCCGCCTGGAAATGAGTCTCCGGGGTGTTCGTATGAAAAAG GACAAAACCTTAATGGATGAAATAGAAGAACTAAACAGAAAG GGGAACCTCATTCACCAAGAGAATGTGGAGCTATATAAGCAG GTTTATGCAGCAGGGAACATAAACGGAGTAAATAGAGATTACCTCAGAACCGAAGGGCTGGGCATTGCAGAGGAACCAAATGTGCCTGTCCATCTTCGGCTAAGCCAACCACAGCAACAGAACTATGAAACACCAGCTAGATCTACAAAATTGTG CAGACTGCAATTGCATTAG
- the LOC110607147 gene encoding MADS-box transcription factor 23 isoform X2 has product MGRGKIVIRRIDNSTSRQVTFSKRRNGLLKKAKELAILCDAEVGVVVFSSTGKLYDFASSSMKSVIERYNKSKEEHQMGNLTSEMKFWQREAAMLRQQLQNLQENHRQMMGEELSGLSVKELQNLESRLEMSLRGVRMKKDKTLMDEIEELNRKGNLIHQENVELYKQVYAAGNINGVNRDYLRTEGLGIAEEPNVPVHLRLSQPQQQNYETPARSTKL; this is encoded by the exons ATGGGGAGAGGGAAGATAGTGATAAGGAGGATAGACAATTCGACTAGTAGGCAAGTTACGTTCTCGAAGAGAAGAAATGGACTCTTGAAGAAGGCTAAGGAGCTTGCAATCCTGTGTGACGCGGAAGTTGGAGTCGTGGTCTTCTCTAGCACCGGCAAGCTCTACGATTTCGCTAGCTCCAG CATGAAATCAGTAATTGAAAGATACAACAAATCAAAAGAGGAACATCAGATGGGAAATTTGACCTCCGAAATGAAG TTTTGGCAAAGGGAGGCAGCTATGTTGAGGCAACAACTGCAAAACTTACAAGAAAATCATAG GCAAATGATGGGTGAAGAGCTCTCTGGATTGAGTGTAAAGGAGTTACAAAATTTGGAAAGCCGCCTGGAAATGAGTCTCCGGGGTGTTCGTATGAAAAAG GACAAAACCTTAATGGATGAAATAGAAGAACTAAACAGAAAG GGGAACCTCATTCACCAAGAGAATGTGGAGCTATATAAGCAG GTTTATGCAGCAGGGAACATAAACGGAGTAAATAGAGATTACCTCAGAACCGAAGGGCTGGGCATTGCAGAGGAACCAAATGTGCCTGTCCATCTTCGGCTAAGCCAACCACAGCAACAGAACTATGAAACACCAGCTAGATCTACAAAATTGTG A